Part of the Cohnella candidum genome, TACGTCCCCGCCGCGAAGCACGACCGGATGGAGCAGCACGCCGGTGCGTTCCGCCAGTTCCGTCAAATAAGCCGCGTATGGCCGGAATAAGGAGCCGGCAGGCCGGTAGCGCCAGGTGTGGAATTCCTCCAGCCAGGTGCGGTCCTCTTGTGCTGCCAGCGTACGTTCGAGCACGGACTCGATTTGGCTCCATTGCGATTTGTTCAGCTTGATGCCTTCTTCCGTCAGCAGGGAATCGTAGGAAGCGCCTAATATGGAGCGGAGTTGCTGGATATCTGCTTCCAGCCAATTGGCCATCGACTGGTCCCGCAAGTAGGTCGTCAAGCGATCTGTCATGAGCGAGGGATCGTTCATGCGATCCTGCAGGCCGGATTCCAACTCATGCAGGTACGGCACGATGTGCTGGAATTGCAGGAAAGCGAAACTACCCTTGAATGTATGGATTAATCGGTAGATCGAAGCCGCTTTGCTCTGAGCCGTTTCGTCCGAGGCGAGCAGTTCCCACATTTCCGTCGTATGGAAGCTTTCGAAATCCCGAAGCACGCTCGACAAATCCTCCGGGTGCGTGACGACTTGGACGACCATTTTCAAAATACGCCGTTCTTGCTGCATGAGATCCTCTAGTTGTCTCGTCTCCGTCATATCCGTGAGGATCGCCATGATGGACGTGCCCGTTGCGAAATCCTCTTGAATGCCGGAAGGGCCTTGGAGCGGAACGAATTCGATTTTGGCGGTCCGTTTGCCGATCCTGACCTCCTCCGGCAGCAGGGAGAAAATCATCTCTTTCGCGAGAGGCGTCTCTTCGGCGTGATAGTCGGTCAAGATGGACCGGATCAATTGGTTCTCTTCCGGGTCGTCCGGATACAGCAGGTCGGGCAGCGAACGGCCCGCCGGTTCGAAGCCGAACAGCCGAACGCACTCCGCGCTGAATTCGTCGTTCACCGTGAGATCCGGGCCGAAAGAAAGGAATCCTTGCCGGGCATGGTCGAGCAAGTTCCGGATTTCGGCCGTTCTCCGCTCTACCGTTTGCTCGAGCAGTCGGTTCCATTGGATGATCTGCTGGAAGGCTTGGACGATGGCAGCCTCGGCCTCTAACACGTGTTTCGGGATTTCCTCGATCTGCTTGCCCGCGGCCACTTCTTGCAGCGATTGCGTGAATTGGCGGAGAGGCAGCACGATCCTCCGACGCAGCAAATACATGACCAGAATGACGAGAGCCGCCAGGATGCCGATCAAGTAAAGCATCAACGTTTTCTGGTCGTCAGCCGCTTGCGTTGCCGACACGGAAGGACTCTGCGTGTGGAGGACGCCTACGTTTTGTCCGGACATATCCAGGAGTGACGCCGCATACCGGTTGATGTACGTGCCTTCGCTCCGGTCCATTTGGAAGTTGTGGCTATTGTTGTCGCGCAATTGGGCGAGAAGCGGCTGCAATTGGTCTTGGTCGTAACCGCCTGGCGTAGACAGGTACTGCCCCGCGTCCGTGAGAATGGCGATATCCGTCTGCAGCATCGAGGACAGAGACTTCAGCAGGTCCCCGGTCAGCAGTCGGCCCGTGATCAGCATGCCTTGCGGCGGCTGCTTGCCTTCTTCGTCCGTGACAGGCGAAACCGCGACAGCTGCGAGGCCTCGGGAAGTATTGAGAATGCCGAAAAACTTCCCTTCCTTGGCGATACGCTCAAGGATCACGGGATATTTTACTTGCGTCGTCAGTTCCTTGACGTCGCCGGCTTGTACGAGGATATTGCCTTTCAGATCCGCCTCTGCCGCGAAGTCGATCTCCTGCACGATTTTCGGCATGTCACCTATGTTGTCCTGAAGCCACTGCGTGTCCCGCTTCCGAATCGCCTCAAGGTTGTCCGCCCAGTAAGCATTCGTGACCGTAATGCCGAGAATGGATTCCCCGAGGTTTTCGATGGCTTTCGCGGCGGATCGGCTCGTCGCCTCAGCTTTCTCTTGCTCCATCCGTTTCATGTGATCGAAGCTGTTGAAGTAAAAGAAGACTTGGAACGCCATCACGGGCAAAACGACGAGCAGCAAGATCCAGATCAACAGCTCGGCCATAAAGCTTCTGCGCTTGCGGGTATGGGACATGGAGGCCTCCAAAAGTGACAAGTTTTACCTGTCTATTATCTCGCAGAGGGTAGGGTGCTGTCACCAAAAATCGACAATAAAAACCCCGTTCATCGCAGCGATGAACGGGGATTGATTTAAGCCGATTCTCCAGACGGTCTCGTGAAGTATACGTCGTAAGACATCCTCTTGCCTTCCGCATCTTCTACAACGACCCTTACGCTTGCGATGTAAAAGGTACCCGGGTCCGGCAAGTTAATAAACCAATCGTCGCCCACCTTGGATACTTCGCCGCTATCGCCATATACTCCGACAATAGAAGTATCTGCGTCAGCGGTGTTTACGTTTAACCGTACTCTCGTTGTGAGATTGCTTACGGATCCGCCATAGCCAAGTGGATTCGTTTCATCTGGTGTTGGACTTAAGCTATACGGCGTTTCGTAGGTAACGTCCGTGACGGATACACCTATCAGCTTTAAGCTGTCCGGGATATGATCAAAGTAAACCCAAAGAACGTGATTCCGGTAGTCATTGCGGATCGGATCGTAGTACTCCAAGAACACGGTCTTTACGTTTTGGCCTTGAGAATCGATTGTGTACGCGCCATCGCCATCATACGTCAGGAAGGATTGTCCCATCGCATCGACCTGCATATCGGCGTAATATACATCATCGAAGCTTAATTGGATGGAGTCGGTATCACCTGCGAAAATAGCAAATGTGTCCTCTTCCGTCGGGATGACGGAACCCTCGTCACCCCACATGAGATTGTTCCATGCTAATGCCGGGATCGAGTACGATTCGGGAATGGACCCTCGAACGATAACAAGATCCGTATACTCGCTGACCGAATGCGGATCGTCCGGTACGTACAGCTGGAACCTGTTGAATCCGGGAACGAGCGAATGGATTTTGAAGGAAGTATGCTCAGCATCGAACTGAGCTAATTCATCTCCACTGCCGCCTGCCCCTTCATACAAATATCCTTCCGCGCCTTCATTTTCGAGATAGACGTTCAGGGTAACCGAATCTTCGTCTTCGGGAACGAAAATCACATATCTCTTTGGTTCATCCGCAACGATGGAATCTTCAAGTCTGACCCATCTCGCGGAATAGCCATCTTCATAAGAGTAGCCCCAATCCGCTACGCCTTCCGGATTGTCTGCCCTATAAATCGTTAAATGGTAAGTATGGTGATAGTACCCGCTAGGATCCTCTACATTGATTTTCACGAAGTTGTAGCCATAATCCAACGTCAGCGGACCGCAGCCGGACTCGGATAACGGGTAACACGACTCGTCGTTTTCGTCCGTAATCTCGACAAAATAACTTCCGTCTACAGGATCAACGAATTCGAATCCTACCGATCCGACTGCGGCATCTACCTCTAAGTAATGCCCGTCGATAAGTTCGAATGGCGGAGCGTCTCCATTACCGCCATCTCGAATGTTAAACGGAGTGGCGCTTAAATTCGGAACCTTGCTTGTTCCGTTAATGAACCACAACTCGATATTGTAGTCATTGACTTGCAGGTCATCCGAATCCAAAACTTTAAGGAAATACTGATTATCCCCATTTACGACTGCCGATTCAGGCACTTCCATTTCGCCTTCTGCGCTGCTTACGGCAATCGTGTGATGGTCTGCATCCTCAAGAACGGCATGGTCAGCACCGGCTTCGGAATCGAAATCGAGTTTCATTCGGAATCCAGCGGACCCAGACGCCGCATCCGCAACGTATCTGTCCCAACCACTACTGCTGAAACCAGTATTGCGGAATGGAAGTTCCGTGCCCGATCCGTCCAGAACTTGCCACGAAAGCAGGCCGTCAGGAAGCTCACGATGGATATGCATTTGATAAATTACGGTTTGATGTAAAGAATTGAGTGTCTTGACGACGACATCGAAATCGCCATAACGTTCAATCTCGACGCTATTGGCTGTGAGACTTTCTTCTTCGCCGTTTACCTCTACCGACAGGATTTCTGAACCTTCCGCAGGAGTCGCTTCGAATTTAAATCTATGAATTTGTTTGTCCATAGGGCCGATGTTATATTCCGTTTCGGTCGGATTAAATCCGAAATCGTAAGGTTCATATCCTTCGGTTCGAATTTTCATTCCGAAATCTTGCAGCCCGGGCGTTACGGTCCGGCGAAGTACCAGACGATAGAGCTGGGTATGACTTTGGTCGAACGAGGTTACTTGAACGTTGACCACCGTATCGCCCGTCTCGTTCAAAGTCACATGGTACCCATCCGACTGTCCGGTGACTCCCGTATTGTCACTTTTGTAAAGACTAATAAAAGCTGAGTATGTCCAATCTCTCGCCGGTTGGGCACTGACCACAACCTCCGACGCAGTAGCCGGAACGGCAGCCGTATAAGTTAATGTGGTGACATCGTAATCGGCGTTGCTGCCGTTCACTTTCACACTCGTTAAAGAATAAACCTTGCCATAGCCCTCCGGTATTCTAACTACGTTAATCGTGAAGGGTCCCGTTACGATCCCGCTGGACGACTTCACTTTAAACAGGAGTTGGGATTCTCCCAACGGCAAGGTCAGCGGTATGGAAGTACCATAAGCGTATTCCGCTCCGCCAAATACGATTTTGGAAGAATATTCGGTTGGATAAACCGTTAAAGACGCAATGGTAAGCGCTTCTGGGAGGTATGCCTTCCAAATCGTCTGGCTCTGGTTTTGCGGAAAGGTCGCGTAGTACTTGCCCGAATTGTTTATGCTGGCGTAGCCGGCAAACGAAGAATTGGTGATCGGTGTACTTGGAGTCGTACTCGTAGAAGCCGACGGCGTTGGCGCAGGGCTTGAGGCAGCAGCTGCCGCCGCTGCGTCTTTAGCAAAACGTGCTTTCTCCGCCTCCGACAATTTCTTCTCGTATTCTTCTTGAGCTTTCTTCTTTCTTTCTTCCTCTGCTTTGCGGTTCGCCTCTTCTTTGGCTTTCCGCTCCGCTTCCAGCTTCTTGGTCAGCTCTTCGTTTTTCTTGCGCTCTTCTTCCTGTTTTTGCTTTTGGATCTCGGCTTGCTTTTGGGCTTCCTCGTTCTTGCGGCGTTGATCCTCTTGCTTTTTCTTTTCCTCATCGCTGAGGATCTGGTCCTTCTTGCTGAGATCGATCTTTACACCCGTCTGGGCTTGAGCTTCGGATACCAATTGATTAACCCGATCTTGCGAAATTTGTCCGCTCTTAACAGCGTTGTCGACGATTGCGCCAAGGAGGTTCTCCACGTTCGTTTTCTTGCGGTTGAGGTCAGCAGTATTCTGCTGTTCCGTACCTTCAAAATACTGATCCAGCTTTTGCTGGTTTTCTTTGACGATATCACCGGATGCAGAGACAATCGCCTCTACGATGGATTTATCGCTTTGCTGCATCAGCAATTCAAGGTCAACTGGAGCGATCGTGACCTCGCCTTGCTTCTGTTCACCTTGTGTGATTAATGCGTTATCACCGGGTTTCACGTCTTGAGCTTCCGAATTGCCCGTCGCCTGCGTGTGCACAACACCTGCGGCTACCGTGAGTTTCGTGGCCCCTGTGCTAGGATCGACGGAAACAAGAAGGTGCGTTCCACGAACACCCATTACGGCCGTCGGAGTTTCAAGTGTAAACTCGTCGTTCTTGGAAGCGATGGATTTAACGTCTACCCATGCCGTTCCGTTAAACATACTGACCTTGGTCCGCGTACCATTACGGTCGGACAATTTAGAAAACGTTAAAGTCGTATTCGCCGAAACGGACATTTTGTCGTCTTCGGATGTGCCGTTAGAGAATTGAAGAATCGCGGTACTGTTGGCAGACGTCGTCACAACGTCCCCTTCATTCAGGCTCATTTTCGAGAACGCTTTGAATTGCTTCGAGCCTCCCGCCTTCTTCACCTGAACGGTTCCCGTCATGAACTTGATGACGGCAACTCGCGATGTCGCTGCATGAGCAGTCTGGGCGGACAAATTGAATAGTGGTAGTAATGCGATTAAAAACGCCAAAAGCGGTAAAAACCCTTTGCGAAATTTCATGTGCGTCTCTCCCTTATGTATGATTCCTGTCGATATATGGCGAATTCCGGCAAAAATATTGGTTATTATAGGCATCTCACTCGTATTATCGCTTATCCGCCCGATTTTTGTCACCTGTTTTCTTGGGATAAAAAAGGCAGCTTACACCCTAGGTGACGAGTGCAAGCTGCCTCAAAAAAGAACCGTTAATGACCGATCTGAAGGTCGAGTTGATACGTGTGGGAAACACCGGAAGTGTCGACAATCGTGATCGTAAAATGGTTCAATCCCGCGTCGACCATGTTGGCTGCTACGTATATGTCGCCATGTGACTCCGTTATCGGGCTCTTCGAACCGTTTTGTACGGTTATGGAGGCAATGCCGTAATTCGTAACAGGCTTAATGGTGAACCCGAAAATATCGAACAGTTTCAGCACCGTAGCTCTATGGATATTGTCGGAACCAGCGATGGATTGCGTAAGGAACAGCGGCAGGTTCTTGAAATTTATAGACATTTCAAACCGAGAGAGCGTGATTGGAGTATCCAAAGTCCACTTTGCATACAGAACCATATTCCCCGTAACGGCCGTGTTAAAGTCGAACCCTATCGTCAAATCACTGTCGGTGTACCAGCCTACGAACAAGTATCCCGATTTCGTTGGTGCGGTCGGAAGCAGGACCTGTTCGCCGTAGTTGACCGACTGGCTATTGATCGATGATCCGCCATAAGTGACGAACGTGACCGTGTAGGTTTCCGGTATCCACTTCGCATACAACGTGATACTTGATGTGATACCGGAATTGAAATCGAAAGTCGTCGATAAGGTGTCGTTCGAATACCAGCCGGCAAAAGAGTAACCCGTTTTCGACGGAGCAACCGGTTCGGAAACCTTCGCAGAATAATTTACGTTCTGGCTGCTGACGGACGTGCCGCCGTTGCTATTAAAGGTAACCGTATAACCGTTTGTAGCCCATTTTGCGTATAGCGTCACATTTTGGGTCAGGGTCAGCGTGTCATTTGCGGTGTAATTGACTCCATTTCCATAAGGCGACGTATTCCATCCAGCGAACGTGGAACCCGTTTTCGTGAGATTTCCAGTGTTACCTGCAATCGTCACGGTCGTATTCGCATTTTGAGTAACCGAAGAAGGTACGCTTCCGCTATCGTTGCCATTACCGTCATAGGTTACCGTGTAGCTGTTGATCGACCATTGGGCGTACAGGGTGACGTCAGCAGAGAGCGTGAATGTTGCCCCTGGGGCATAAGACGTTCCGCTTCCGTCTGTTTTCGTGTTCCAACCGGCAAAAGAATATCCGGACTTGGTCAGATTGCCCGAGTTGCCGGCTACCGTAACAGTTGAACCATCATCTTGGTTGACACTTACCGGAACAGAGCCGTTGGTATAACCGTTTCCGTTATACGTCACCATGTAGGCGTTGATCGCAAACGTTGCTGTCACGTCGATATCAGCCGTTACGTTGGTGTCCGTACGCGCTGCCGTCGTAACGCCGTCGCTCCACTTCACGAAGTGGTAACCCGGTTTCGGCATCGCTGTTACCGTCGTTCCATTCGAGCCGTTGTTTACGGTTTGCGGAGTATCACCGTCAATCGAGCCATTCGTACCGGCCGTGTATTTCAGCGTGTACGTGTTGATCGCGAACGTTGCCGTCACGACGATATCAGCCGTTACGTTGGTATCCGTACGCGCTGCCGTTATAACGCCGTCGCTCCACTTCACGAAGTGGTAACCTGCATCCGGCACTGCCGTGACCGTCGTACCTTCAGATCTACTTTCCACGGTTTGCGAAGCAACTCCGCTAATCAAACCATTCGTGCCAGCCGTGTATTTCAGCGTGTACGTGTTGATCGCGAACGTTGCCGTCACGTCGATATCAGCCGTTACGTTGGTATCCGTACGCGCTGCCGTTGTAACGCCGTCGCTCCACTTCACGAAGTGGTAACCTGCATCCGGTACTGCCGTGACCGTCGTGCCATTCGAGCCATTGTCCACGGTTTGTGAAGCAACTCCGTTAATCAAACCATTCGTGCCAGCCGTGTAATTCAGCTTGTATGTGTTGATTGCGAACGTCGCTGTGACGTCGATGTCACCCGTTACGCTCGTATCTGTACGTGCTGCCGTCGTAACGTCGTCGCTCCACTTCACGAAGTGGTAGCCTGCATCCGGTACTGCCGTGACCGTCGTACCATCAGACCCACTTTCCACGGTTTGCGATATGTCACCGGTTATCTTCCCATTCGCTCCAGCTTGGTAGTTTAGTGTGTAAATAAGAGTCCGATTTAAGCTAAGAGAATAGGTATTCTTAACAGTCGCATCCGCCCCTTTGACAGTAACCGTTCCCGTAAAGGTAGACTGTCCGGCAGAAAGCGGATAATTGAAACGCTCCCCATACCCTTTCTCTTCGCCGTTCCAGAGGATCTTGTCAGACGGATCGCGCGTATAGAACTCGAGAGCTGCGCTCGTTGCATCCGGCGCAACCGAAGCGGTGAAGCTATTGTTGGCACTCGTCGCAGTAGAATCATTCACCCGCACTCCGAGCAAATCTGCCGAACCATCATCCGCCGCAGATTTCCAAATCTTAAAGGTATAACTCTTTAATACGGTCGGCTCGGGGTCTGCCGCAACCAGGTAGAACGGTTGAATCGAAGCGACTAATCGTTTGTTGAACTGCGAACTTCCGACCTTCGGAACCAGACTAACGACGACCTCGTTGTATTGGTCTCCCAATGAAACATTGAACGATTGACCTCCGTCATAATCGCCTATGAAAGATCCGTTTACTGTAACCCGTATCTTCATATTACTAGCATCTTCAGCACTGCCGAATGCCATCGTTACGCTATTTGTACCGCTCGTCACCGGCGGCACGACATAACTGAGTTTCGACGGATCAAATTGGATACCGAGGTTGCTCGGCAATGTAACCGAACTAATCGCGTCATCTCGATGTACCGTTAAAGAGTATGTTTTCGTGTTTCCATTCTCTGCAGTCACTTGGATCGCCACAGTCGTATCCGTTCCGGGGGATCCAAGACTGATATTCGATGCCGACCCGCTTCCGCTGGCAATTCCGTTTACCTTAACCGTTGCCTTCCCGGAATCGGACACGGTTGGGGTGATTTGCAAGCTTTGAACGGACTTCAGTACACCCACATAATAACTCAGCGTCGATCTCGAAAAAGATAGGACTCCGGGATTCAAGGTAATGCCG contains:
- a CDS encoding ATP-binding protein produces the protein MSHTRKRRSFMAELLIWILLLVVLPVMAFQVFFYFNSFDHMKRMEQEKAEATSRSAAKAIENLGESILGITVTNAYWADNLEAIRKRDTQWLQDNIGDMPKIVQEIDFAAEADLKGNILVQAGDVKELTTQVKYPVILERIAKEGKFFGILNTSRGLAAVAVSPVTDEEGKQPPQGMLITGRLLTGDLLKSLSSMLQTDIAILTDAGQYLSTPGGYDQDQLQPLLAQLRDNNSHNFQMDRSEGTYINRYAASLLDMSGQNVGVLHTQSPSVSATQAADDQKTLMLYLIGILAALVILVMYLLRRRIVLPLRQFTQSLQEVAAGKQIEEIPKHVLEAEAAIVQAFQQIIQWNRLLEQTVERRTAEIRNLLDHARQGFLSFGPDLTVNDEFSAECVRLFGFEPAGRSLPDLLYPDDPEENQLIRSILTDYHAEETPLAKEMIFSLLPEEVRIGKRTAKIEFVPLQGPSGIQEDFATGTSIMAILTDMTETRQLEDLMQQERRILKMVVQVVTHPEDLSSVLRDFESFHTTEMWELLASDETAQSKAASIYRLIHTFKGSFAFLQFQHIVPYLHELESGLQDRMNDPSLMTDRLTTYLRDQSMANWLEADIQQLRSILGASYDSLLTEEGIKLNKSQWSQIESVLERTLAAQEDRTWLEEFHTWRYRPAGSLFRPYAAYLTELAERTGVLLHPVVLRGGDVPVDPDRLYGFARSFVHVVRNAVVHGIEPPDERLDNGKDEYGTVSFAVERAEDEVRIVFEDDGRGIDPEALRAKAANQGMDTTGMSDEEALQLIFEERLSTSRQISEWSGRGVGLSVVKDELDQLGGRIEISTRRGRGTSFVFRIPDAAWKGEKQVGA
- a CDS encoding cadherin-like beta sandwich domain-containing protein, whose amino-acid sequence is MKFRKGFLPLLAFLIALLPLFNLSAQTAHAATSRVAVIKFMTGTVQVKKAGGSKQFKAFSKMSLNEGDVVTTSANSTAILQFSNGTSEDDKMSVSANTTLTFSKLSDRNGTRTKVSMFNGTAWVDVKSIASKNDEFTLETPTAVMGVRGTHLLVSVDPSTGATKLTVAAGVVHTQATGNSEAQDVKPGDNALITQGEQKQGEVTIAPVDLELLMQQSDKSIVEAIVSASGDIVKENQQKLDQYFEGTEQQNTADLNRKKTNVENLLGAIVDNAVKSGQISQDRVNQLVSEAQAQTGVKIDLSKKDQILSDEEKKKQEDQRRKNEEAQKQAEIQKQKQEEERKKNEELTKKLEAERKAKEEANRKAEEERKKKAQEEYEKKLSEAEKARFAKDAAAAAAASSPAPTPSASTSTTPSTPITNSSFAGYASINNSGKYYATFPQNQSQTIWKAYLPEALTIASLTVYPTEYSSKIVFGGAEYAYGTSIPLTLPLGESQLLFKVKSSSGIVTGPFTINVVRIPEGYGKVYSLTSVKVNGSNADYDVTTLTYTAAVPATASEVVVSAQPARDWTYSAFISLYKSDNTGVTGQSDGYHVTLNETGDTVVNVQVTSFDQSHTQLYRLVLRRTVTPGLQDFGMKIRTEGYEPYDFGFNPTETEYNIGPMDKQIHRFKFEATPAEGSEILSVEVNGEEESLTANSVEIERYGDFDVVVKTLNSLHQTVIYQMHIHRELPDGLLSWQVLDGSGTELPFRNTGFSSSGWDRYVADAASGSAGFRMKLDFDSEAGADHAVLEDADHHTIAVSSAEGEMEVPESAVVNGDNQYFLKVLDSDDLQVNDYNIELWFINGTSKVPNLSATPFNIRDGGNGDAPPFELIDGHYLEVDAAVGSVGFEFVDPVDGSYFVEITDENDESCYPLSESGCGPLTLDYGYNFVKINVEDPSGYYHHTYHLTIYRADNPEGVADWGYSYEDGYSARWVRLEDSIVADEPKRYVIFVPEDEDSVTLNVYLENEGAEGYLYEGAGGSGDELAQFDAEHTSFKIHSLVPGFNRFQLYVPDDPHSVSEYTDLVIVRGSIPESYSIPALAWNNLMWGDEGSVIPTEEDTFAIFAGDTDSIQLSFDDVYYADMQVDAMGQSFLTYDGDGAYTIDSQGQNVKTVFLEYYDPIRNDYRNHVLWVYFDHIPDSLKLIGVSVTDVTYETPYSLSPTPDETNPLGYGGSVSNLTTRVRLNVNTADADTSIVGVYGDSGEVSKVGDDWFINLPDPGTFYIASVRVVVEDAEGKRMSYDVYFTRPSGESA
- a CDS encoding InlB B-repeat-containing protein encodes the protein MKIRAGLIRFLALILFALPIAGIFANQADAATSRVAIIKDLKGTVQVKKSGGTKQFKAFTKMSLNEGDILFTGEDSTAVLQFSNGTTEDDKISVSANTTLTFSKLSDKKGTRTKVSMLNGTAWVDVKSIASKNDEFTIETPTAIMGVRGTHLLASVDPMSNISRLTVVAGVVNMTPKGNSESVDVYPSEKAVMLKSDKGAGEISIAPVNLDLLMLQNEPFIVEAILKAAGDIVKENKEKLERYFNNAGAQTSEEINRKKSNIENLLGAIADSAVKGGVLTKERVDTLIHEAELQSGVQIDLSKKGQQLSEQDKQKQENQRQKEEAANKQAEQERIKQEEALKKKLEEERKQKEESNRKAEEAKKKHAESAYLDKLAVAEKIRYQEDKRKLEGLDPVSPPNPIPGNIAKSTNADLAGITLNPGVLSFSRSTLSYYVGVLKSVQSLQITPTVSDSGKATVKVNGIASGSGSASNISLGSPGTDTTVAIQVTAENGNTKTYSLTVHRDDAISSVTLPSNLGIQFDPSKLSYVVPPVTSGTNSVTMAFGSAEDASNMKIRVTVNGSFIGDYDGGQSFNVSLGDQYNEVVVSLVPKVGSSQFNKRLVASIQPFYLVAADPEPTVLKSYTFKIWKSAADDGSADLLGVRVNDSTATSANNSFTASVAPDATSAALEFYTRDPSDKILWNGEEKGYGERFNYPLSAGQSTFTGTVTVKGADATVKNTYSLSLNRTLIYTLNYQAGANGKITGDISQTVESGSDGTTVTAVPDAGYHFVKWSDDVTTAARTDTSVTGDIDVTATFAINTYKLNYTAGTNGLINGVASQTVDNGSNGTTVTAVPDAGYHFVKWSDGVTTAARTDTNVTADIDVTATFAINTYTLKYTAGTNGLISGVASQTVESRSEGTTVTAVPDAGYHFVKWSDGVITAARTDTNVTADIVVTATFAINTYTLKYTAGTNGSIDGDTPQTVNNGSNGTTVTAMPKPGYHFVKWSDGVTTAARTDTNVTADIDVTATFAINAYMVTYNGNGYTNGSVPVSVNQDDGSTVTVAGNSGNLTKSGYSFAGWNTKTDGSGTSYAPGATFTLSADVTLYAQWSINSYTVTYDGNGNDSGSVPSSVTQNANTTVTIAGNTGNLTKTGSTFAGWNTSPYGNGVNYTANDTLTLTQNVTLYAKWATNGYTVTFNSNGGTSVSSQNVNYSAKVSEPVAPSKTGYSFAGWYSNDTLSTTFDFNSGITSSITLYAKWIPETYTVTFVTYGGSSINSQSVNYGEQVLLPTAPTKSGYLFVGWYTDSDLTIGFDFNTAVTGNMVLYAKWTLDTPITLSRFEMSINFKNLPLFLTQSIAGSDNIHRATVLKLFDIFGFTIKPVTNYGIASITVQNGSKSPITESHGDIYVAANMVDAGLNHFTITIVDTSGVSHTYQLDLQIGH